One genomic region from Manis pentadactyla isolate mManPen7 chromosome 12, mManPen7.hap1, whole genome shotgun sequence encodes:
- the MFSD4B gene encoding sodium-dependent glucose transporter 1: MQESNDLNDCRVLGGRKTLNTLPSPERKDCGLRSLYPGKIGSGTKVKRISSAEGRLRKLRQQTCPKEMQNEVLQDEGVEARAPRQPRQLPAGGEAAVGQKPHFRHVTPAGARGSHEGARLAPAAPRGGVRLRPDPTAGRGRARPGAAASVGAPRRRRPGEAASGAAELELALEPRGAAAPAAGQRLLQAEAPAEEARAAGSRRGGGAGGALRGLVTAVLCAAFLGLGMSIAILGPTFQDLATNVNHNISSLSLIFVGRAFGYLSGSVIGGILFDSMNHFLLLGVSMFATTVGLYLVPLCKTAVLLVVMMSIFGVSVGVLDTGGNVLILAIWGDRGAPPMQALHFSFALGAFVAPLLAKLALGTTVSAEKGTAADSSHSAFNQSSEAGPEYLLGIPDDMNLLWAYAVIGTYIFVVSILFFALFLKKSSWHEKAKISAQRSRRAKFHKTLLCLLFLFFFFYVGAEVTYGSYIFSFATTHAGMKESEAAGLNSIFWGTFAACRGLAIFFATCLQPGTMVVLSNIGSLGSSLFLVLFDKSPLCLWIASSVYGASMATTFPSGISWIEQYTTIHGKSAAFFVVGAALGEMAIPAVIGILQGNYPGLPVMLYTSLGSSVATAALFPVMYKLATSPLDRQQKDHRKSEDQTALLSSSGLNDCEEQSEDGDAEKWNEMDFEVIETSDTRRNSVTGTSGNTLVEPTAKVCEHPPSSEPVSGPFCG, translated from the exons ATGCAGGAAAGCAATGACTTGAATGACTGCAGAGTCCTGGGTGGCCGGAAGACACTAAACACACTGCCAAGTCCTGAAAGAAAAGACTGCGGACTCAGAAGCCTATATCCAGGGAAAATAGGTTCAGGGACGAAGGTGAAACGGATATCCTCGGCCGAAGGAAGACTCAGGAAGCTTCGTCAGCAGACCTGCCCTAAAGAAATGCAGAACGAAGTTCTTCAGGATGAAG GAGTTGAAGCCCGGGCGCCTAGGCAACCACGTCAACTTCCGGCCGGAGGCGAGGCCGCGGTTGGCCAGAAGCCACATTTCCGCCACGTGACCCCGGCCGGCGCGCGGGGGTCGCACGAGGGCGCGCGTCTGGCGCCTGCCGCCCCGCGGGGTGGAGTGCGACTTCGGCCGGACCCGACGGCCGGGCGGGGCCGGGCGCGGCCGGGCGCGGCTGCGAGTGTCGGGGCTCCGCGCCGAAGGCGGCCCGGCGAGGCTGCTTCTGGAGCCGCCGAGCTGGAGCTGGCACTGGAGCCCCGCGGGGCCGCGGCCCCCGCGGCCGGGCAGCGGCTCCTGCAGGCCGAGGCCCCGGCGGAGGAGGCGCGGGCGGCGGGCTcccggcggggcggcggggccgggggcgCGCTGCGCGGGCTCGTCACGGCGGTGCTGTGCGCCGCCTTCCTGGGGCTG ggaATGAGTATCGCTATATTGGGCCCGACTTTTCAAGATTTGGCAACAAATGTGAACCACAATATCAGCAgtctttctctcatttttgtGGGCCGTGCCTTTGGGTATTTGAGTGGCTCTGTGATTGGTGGAATTCTTTTTGACAGTATGAACCATTTTCTACTTTTGG GGGTGTCCATGTTTGCCACCACGGTCGGTCTGTACCTGGTCCCGCTTTGTAAGACCGCAGTGTTGCTGGTTGTCATGATGTCCATCTTCGGTGTTTCGGTCGGCGTCCTGGACACAG GTGGGAACGTCCTAATCCTGGCTATCTGGGGGGATCGCGGAGCGCCACCCATGCAGGCCTTACACTTCAGTTTTGCGCTGGGTGCCTTTGTGGCCCCGCTGCTGGCTAAGCTGGCCCTGGGCACGACGGTGTCTGCTGAAAAGGGCACGGCGGCTGACTCGAGCCATTCAGCCTTCAACCAGTCATCTGAAGCTGGCCCGGAATATCTGCTCGGCATTCCCGACGATATGAATTTACTGTGGGCTTATGCTGTTATTGGTACTTATATTTTTGTAGTTTCCATCTTgttttttgctctgtttttaaagaaaagctcatggcatgaaaaggcaaaaatatctgCTCAGAGGTCTCGAAGAGCCAAATTCCACAAGACCCTTCTGTGTCTCCTCttcctgttcttctttttctatgtgGGAGCTGAGGTGACGTACGGCTCTTACATTTTCTCGTTTGCAACCACTCATGCTGGCATGAAAGAAAGTGAGGCGGCCGGGTTGAACTCCATCTTCTGGGGCACCTTCGCAGCCTGCAGGGGCCTGGCCATCTTCTTCGCCACGTGTCTGCAGCCTGGAACCATGGTTGTGTTGAGCAACATCGGCAGCCTCGGGTCATCTTTATTTCTGGTGCTTTTTGACAAGAGCCCGTTGTGTCTCTGGATAGCAAGTTCGGTGTATGGGGCCTCAATGGCCACGACGTTTCCCAGTGGTATTTCCTGGATTGAGCAGTACACAACCATCCACGGGAAATCTGCCGCGTTTTTTGTAGTCGGGGCCGCTCTGGGAGAAATGGCTATTCCTGCAGTGATCGGAATTTTGCAGGGGAACTACCCGGGTTTGCCGGTAATGTTGTATACCTCTTTGGGCTCATCGGTAGCCACTGCAGCTCTGTTTCCTGTGATGTATAAATTAGCCACCTCACCTCTTGATCGCCAGCAAAAGGACCACAGAAAGAGCGAGGACCAGACAGCTTTGCTCTCTAGCTCTGGGCTAAATGACTGTGAGGAACAGAGTGAAGACGGTGATGCAGAAAAGTGGAATGAAATGGATTTTGAAGTGATTGAAACGAGCGACACGAGGAGGAATTCTGTAACAGGGACGTCTGGAAATACTCTGGTGGAGCCTACAGCTAAAGTCTGCGAACACCCCCCCTCCAGCGAGCCGGTGTCTGGGCCCTTCTGCGGCTAA